The following coding sequences are from one Nicotiana tabacum cultivar K326 chromosome 1, ASM71507v2, whole genome shotgun sequence window:
- the LOC142162893 gene encoding uncharacterized protein LOC142162893: MPDLIGNCQIAFVPGRMITDNIIMSHELVKGYGRKNISPRCMLKIDMQKVYDSVEWITEATEGEQGVQISPKNFQTFSAASELIANPYKSYIHFGGVDNMTHQHIMDMLGYTKGELPFRYLGVSLSTKRLIAMQCEPLIDRMLSRMLDNKVFVICRRFLWSGSVEPTKKALIAWDKLCAPKNTEPKSALWVIQKNFKAKRHFEDVGYKEEEVTKIEKFSVKHMYKAVQEEFQKVS; this comes from the exons ATGCCAGACCTAATTGGCAACTGCCAAATAGCTTTTGTGCCAGGAAGAATGATCACAGATAACATCATTATGAGTCATGAATTGGTTAAAGGCTACGGGAGGAAGAACATATCACCAAGGTGTATGCTTAAAATCGATATGCAAAAAGTTTATGATTCTGTGGAATGG ATTACTGAAGCCACTGAAGGAGAACAAGGAGttcaaatttcacccaaaaat TTTCAAACTTTCTCTGCAGCATCAGAGCTAATTGCAAATCCATATAAAAGTTACATCCACTTTGGAGGAGTGGACAACATGACACATCAACATATTATGGACATGTTAGGATACACTAAAGGAGAACTACCTTTCAGGTATCTAGGAGTCTCTTTGAGCACAAAGAGGTTGATAGCTATGCAATGTGAACCCCTAATTGATAGAATGCTGAGCAGGATGTTGGACAACAAAGTTTTTGTTATATGCAG GAGATTCTTATGGTCGGGGAGTGTTGAACCTACCAAGAAAGCATTGATTGCCTGGGATAAATTGTGTGCTCCAAAG AACACAGAACCAAAGAGTGCATTGTGGGTTATACAAAAAAATTTCAAGGCAAAAAGACATTTTGAGGATGTTGGATATAAAGAAGAGGAGGTGACCAAGATAGAGAAGTTCTCTGTGAAGCACATGTACAAAGCAGTGCAAGAGGAATTTCAGAAGGTGTCATAG
- the LOC107816354 gene encoding uncharacterized protein LOC107816354, with protein sequence MLDKEAKRQKGNAILKVWNKLKMLKGDLKQLNSQEFSNIEHKIQAAKTKLEGIQAQMLGSGTGNETIAQEKAAKLELAKWLEVEESVLKQKSRIKWIKLGDSNTSYFHTCVKNRQATNHFGRLVNNTGQILQSTNEVEEELLNFYMKLLGTAASQLPAVDTEIMQKGCMLSRQQQLRLIKPVTREEVKKSILDIHDSKALGCDGFNSFFFKKTWHILGDEVIEAVMEFF encoded by the coding sequence ATGTTGGACAAAGAGGCAAAGAGGCAAAAAGGAAATGCAATTTTAAAGGTATGGAATAAGCTCAAAATGCTAAAGGGAGATCTGAAGCAGCTAAATAGTCAAGAATTTAGCAACATTGAGCACAAGATTCAAGCAGCAAAAACTAAACTGGAAGGTATACAGGCTCAAATGCTAGGCTCAGGAACTGGCAATGAGACAATAGCACAAGAAAAGGCTGCAAAACTTGAATTGGCTAAATGGCTAGAGGTGGAGGAGAGTGTATTGAAGCAGAAATCAAGAATCAAATGGATCAAATTAGGGGATTCAAACACATCATACTTCCATACATGTGTGAAGAATAGGCAAGCAACAAATCATTTTGGCAGACTAGTCAACAATACAGGGCAAATACTCCAGAGTACAAATGAAGTGGAAGAGGAATTACTGAACTTCTACATGAAGTTACTTGGCACAGCAGCTTCACAATTACCAGCGGTCGACACAGAAATCATGCAGAAAGGTTGTATGTTGAGTAGGCAACAACAACTACGGCTAATCAAGCCAGTCACAAGAGAGGAAGTAAAGAAATCAATACTGGACATTCATGATAGCAAAGCACTGGGATGTGATGGATTTAATTCATTTTTCTTTAAGAAGACATGGCATATTCTGGGTGATGAGGTTATTGAAGCAGTGATGGAGTTCTTTTAA
- the LOC107816355 gene encoding BURP domain protein RD22-like, whose protein sequence is MELKLLHVLTYLSLALVASYAALPPASSGQTYWNTKLPNTPIPKAIKDSLQPTGLTEDKSTSVEVGKGGVNVNTGKGHSGSGTNVNVGHKGVGVSTGKGHSGRGANVNVGHKGVGVSTGGGTHVGVGKGGVGVTTPGHHGRPPVYVGVRPGPSPFVYNYAAKDDQLHDNPNVALFFLEKDLHQGSNMNLQFVKTTKNAATFLPRQVANSIPFSSNKMPEILSQFSVKPDSEEAQILKQTVQECEEPGIKGEEKYCATSLESMVDFSTSKLGNKVQPVSTETEKETQMQKYTILGAKKMGNGKSDAVVCHKQNYAYAVFYCHKTETTESYMVSLVGADGTKAKAVAVCHKDTSAWNPKHLAFKVLKVTPGSVPVCHFLPEDHIVWVPKN, encoded by the exons ATGGAGTTGAAGCTCCTTCACGTCCTCACTTACCTTTCG TTGGCACTAGTGGCAAGTTATGCAGCTCTTCCTCCTGCATCGAGCGGTCAAACTTATTGGAATACTAAGCTGCCTAATACGCCCATCCCAAAGGCAATCAAAGATTCTCTGCAGCCAACTG GATTGACGGAGGACAAAAGCACTTCAGTGGAAGTAGGCAAAGGCGGAGTAAACGTCAACACCGGCAAGGGGCACTCCGGCAGCGGCACTAACGTCAACGTTGGCCACAAAGGTGTCGGCGTAAGCACTGGCAAGGGTCACTCCGGCAGGGGAGCCAACGTCAACGTCGGCCacaaaggcgtgggcgtaagcaCCGGGGGCGGAACCCACGTTGGCGTCGGCAAAGGAGGAGTCGGCGTGACCACTCCCGGCCACCACGGAAGGCCGCCGGTGTACGTCGGTGTACGTCCCGGACCGTCACCTTTTGTTTACAATTACGCCGCCAAAGATGATCAACTTCACGACAACCCAAACGTCGCTCTTTTTTTCCTTGAGAAAGACTTGCACCAAGGTAGTAACATGAACTTGCAGTTTGTGAAAACTACAAAAAATGCCGCCACTTTCTTGCCTCGCCAAGTAGCAAATTCTATTCCCTTTTCGTCAAACAAGATGCCAGAAATTCTTAGCCAGTTTTCAGTTAAGCCCGACTCTGAAGAAGCTCAGATCTTGAAGCAAACTGTCCAAGAATGTGAAGAGCCAG GTATTAAAGGAGAAGAGAAGTACTGTGCTACTTCATTAGAATCCATGGTTGATTTCAGCACATCAAAGTTAGGAAACAAAGTACAACCAGTATCAACAGAGACAGAGAAGGAAACACAAATGCAGAAATACACAATTCTAGGAGCCAAGAAAATGGGAAATGGGAAATCTGATGCTGTAGTTTGCCACAAGCAGAATTATGCATATGCAGTTTTCTACTGTCATAAAACAGAAACAACGGAGTCATACATGGTTTCTTTGGTTGGTGCTGATGGAACAAAGGCTAAAGCAGTAGCTGTTTGCCATAAGGATACTTCAGCTTGGAATCCAAAACATTTGGCTTTTAAAGTTCTTAAGGTTACACCTGGATCTGTTCCTGTTTGCCATTTCCTTCCTGAGGATCAcattgtttgggttcctaagaacTAG
- the LOC142162898 gene encoding uncharacterized protein LOC142162898, with the protein MSYSLVYGTDAVIPVEVGEPSLRYSKESRTGNDESRLQDLDKVEKRRDMAHIRMVAQKQQVERYYNKRAKVRPLKVGDYVLKAKTQASKNSNEGKLGTNWDGPYKIVTATNKGAFQLETMEGKLLQNNWNVAHLKYFHF; encoded by the coding sequence ATGTCATATTCACTAGTCTATGGGACCGACGCAGTCATACCCGTCGAGGTTGGGGAGCCCAGTTTGAGATACTCCAAGGAGAGCAGAACAGGCAACGACGAAAGCAGGCTACAAGATCTGGATAAAGTTGAAAAACGAAGAGACATGGCCcacataagaatggtagcccagAAGCAGCAagtagaaagatactacaacaagaGAGCCAAGGTGCGACCACTCAAAGTTGGTGACTACGtcctcaaggccaaaacacaagcgTCAAAAAACTCTAATGAAGGAAAATTGGGAACGAACTGGGATGGACCATACAAAATCGTAACAGCAACAAACAAAGGAGCGTTCCAGctagaaacaatggagggaaaactactccaaaacaacTGGAACGTCGCCCATCTCAAGTACTTCCACTTCTAA